The proteins below are encoded in one region of Holophagaceae bacterium:
- a CDS encoding BlaI/MecI/CopY family transcriptional regulator — MADWAENILAVYIFYRTLFIVLKGAPVSNPAPRPTEAEVGILQVLWELGPSSVKEVYARVGQERDLGYTAVLKLMQTMLEKGLLERDESERAHRYWPAQAKSRTQRALLGEFMDKVFAGSAGELVQMALQGRRLRPEEKAALRGLLKGK; from the coding sequence ATGGCCGATTGGGCCGAAAATATTCTTGCCGTGTACATTTTTTATCGTACATTGTTTATCGTACTCAAAGGAGCGCCCGTGTCAAATCCGGCCCCCAGGCCCACCGAAGCGGAAGTCGGCATCCTTCAGGTGCTGTGGGAGCTGGGACCCAGCAGCGTGAAGGAAGTCTATGCCCGTGTGGGCCAGGAGCGGGACCTGGGCTACACGGCCGTGCTCAAGCTCATGCAGACCATGCTGGAGAAGGGGCTGCTGGAGCGCGACGAATCCGAGCGGGCCCACCGCTACTGGCCCGCCCAGGCCAAATCGAGAACCCAACGCGCCCTGCTGGGTGAATTCATGGACAAGGTTTTCGCCGGTTCGGCGGGAGAGCTGGTGCAGATGGCCCTGCAGGGCCGCCGGTTGAGGCCCGAGGAAAAGGCCGCCCTGCGCGGCCTGTTGAAAGGGAAATGA
- a CDS encoding transglycosylase SLT domain-containing protein yields MTVPFFDLQGLATDMGSALLHSLWQVAVVAAALWGLLTILHRASPNLRHSLAITALALAVLWPISTFQQARAYRSGRASAIARGPLFIQPVLHPPPSAAVQPGFPAGLAAWSEPALPWLAMIWGAGVLTLGLRLMGGWLWLQRLRKATEPAPAWVLDLGPDLARRMGLRLPSLRVSRAIAGPFCYGLWRTVVVLPAACLGHLDARDLEALLAHEFAHLRRHDFLVNALQSVAELLLFHHPLAHWISAAARLERERCCDMAAVEVCGDARFYTALLDRLDDLRPAESSLPPPSSRAPASPALLANGASLMIRIQHLLGVNIRPSLSALFGAALVLTGIGLAAIVPFREGLKGPAILVPSALLDQVDEAARAEGVDPDLIRAMVQCESRFNPSARSPMGAMGLMQLMPKTAARFGVTDAWQVEQNLKAGAKYMRFLLDRYQGDMARAVTAYNAGEKAVDAAGAKAPTDESRIYSKAVMDLYRDKAIQPTEGSEGIQSVQGRLTPQRDGSWAIAFQAWMLGSSEIEITQGGKRLALIKGDAPEVRPYFTTPIAAIQPTAGQGPIRIVYRDLGSKHSCDATVPLAAGDFTLSLVR; encoded by the coding sequence ATGACGGTGCCCTTCTTTGATCTCCAAGGGCTCGCCACGGATATGGGCAGCGCCCTGCTCCACTCGCTCTGGCAGGTGGCCGTGGTGGCGGCGGCTTTGTGGGGCCTGCTAACCATCCTCCACCGGGCTTCGCCGAACCTGCGCCATAGCCTCGCGATCACGGCGCTTGCCCTCGCCGTGCTCTGGCCCATCTCCACATTCCAGCAGGCCCGCGCCTACCGCAGCGGCCGCGCCTCCGCCATTGCGAGGGGTCCGCTCTTCATCCAGCCGGTGCTTCACCCTCCACCCTCGGCGGCGGTCCAGCCTGGATTCCCTGCGGGGCTGGCCGCGTGGTCAGAGCCAGCCCTGCCTTGGCTCGCGATGATCTGGGGCGCAGGTGTGCTCACCTTGGGGTTGCGTTTGATGGGCGGGTGGCTGTGGCTCCAGCGCCTCCGAAAAGCCACGGAACCCGCCCCCGCCTGGGTGCTGGACCTGGGCCCGGACTTGGCACGGCGAATGGGCCTGCGCCTTCCATCCCTGCGTGTTTCAAGGGCCATCGCAGGACCCTTCTGCTACGGCCTTTGGCGCACCGTCGTGGTGCTCCCCGCGGCCTGCCTCGGACACCTGGATGCGCGCGATCTGGAGGCTCTGCTGGCCCACGAATTCGCGCATCTCCGCCGCCACGACTTTCTTGTGAACGCCCTGCAATCCGTGGCGGAATTGCTGCTGTTCCATCACCCGCTGGCCCATTGGATCTCCGCCGCCGCGCGACTGGAGCGCGAGCGCTGCTGCGACATGGCGGCGGTGGAGGTCTGCGGGGACGCCCGATTCTACACGGCCCTGCTGGATCGTCTCGATGACCTGCGTCCGGCGGAATCGTCACTCCCTCCACCCTCTTCCCGGGCACCTGCCTCACCCGCCCTTCTCGCTAACGGAGCTTCCCTCATGATCCGCATCCAGCACCTCCTGGGCGTCAACATCCGCCCCTCCCTATCCGCTCTCTTCGGCGCAGCGCTGGTGCTCACGGGCATCGGCCTGGCCGCCATCGTGCCCTTCCGCGAAGGCCTGAAGGGACCCGCCATCCTCGTGCCTTCGGCCCTGCTCGACCAGGTCGATGAGGCAGCCAGGGCCGAAGGCGTCGATCCTGATCTCATTCGCGCCATGGTCCAGTGCGAGAGCCGCTTCAATCCCTCGGCCAGAAGCCCCATGGGCGCCATGGGGCTGATGCAGCTCATGCCGAAGACCGCGGCCCGCTTCGGCGTCACGGACGCATGGCAGGTGGAGCAGAACCTGAAAGCCGGCGCGAAATACATGCGCTTCCTGCTGGACCGCTACCAGGGCGACATGGCCCGCGCGGTCACCGCCTACAATGCCGGGGAAAAGGCCGTGGACGCCGCAGGCGCCAAGGCCCCGACCGATGAAAGCCGCATCTACTCCAAGGCCGTGATGGACCTCTACCGGGACAAAGCCATCCAGCCCACCGAGGGCAGCGAGGGCATCCAAAGCGTGCAGGGGCGGTTGACGCCGCAGCGCGACGGCAGCTGGGCCATCGCCTTCCAGGCCTGGATGCTCGGCAGTTCCGAGATAGAAATCACCCAGGGTGGAAAGCGGCTGGCGCTGATCAAGGGAGATGCACCTGAGGTCCGGCCTTACTTCACAACCCCCATTGCCGCCATCCAGCCCACCGC
- a CDS encoding polysaccharide deacetylase family protein — protein sequence MLWRKSVKLPRAIRFLATAACFSAPAYPQSVTFTFDDGPKLKATPLMSPQARNTALLETLKKHQVKAALFVTLANGADRPEGLALAEAWGEAGHAIGNHTATHLDLNAKSVTLKQYQDEILACDSVIRSLPGYAPWFRFTFLREGDTPEKRDGMKVFLKTRGLRNAYVSLDTSDWRLDAALEAALNEHPGADLAPFRATYLAHLRQRAEAYRDLSRRLFGRDIPQVLLMHHNLINALFLDDAIQQFKAMGWTIIEPGKAFQDFVYSLDPQRPSPGQSLLISAARSLGYRPDNWERMLDDGDFEILELKQKGLLPASFE from the coding sequence CTGCTCTGGAGGAAATCCGTGAAACTCCCGCGCGCAATCCGCTTCCTGGCCACGGCGGCCTGTTTCAGCGCCCCCGCTTACCCGCAATCCGTGACGTTCACCTTCGACGATGGCCCGAAACTGAAGGCGACGCCGCTCATGAGCCCCCAGGCGCGCAACACGGCGCTCTTGGAGACGTTGAAAAAGCATCAGGTGAAGGCCGCGCTTTTCGTGACGCTGGCCAATGGCGCGGACCGCCCCGAAGGATTGGCCTTGGCGGAGGCGTGGGGAGAGGCCGGGCATGCCATCGGCAACCACACCGCCACGCATCTGGATTTGAATGCCAAGTCCGTCACCCTAAAGCAGTACCAGGACGAGATACTGGCCTGCGATAGCGTGATCCGCTCGCTGCCTGGCTATGCACCCTGGTTCCGCTTCACGTTCCTGCGGGAAGGCGACACGCCTGAAAAGCGCGATGGCATGAAGGTTTTTTTAAAAACCAGAGGCCTGCGCAATGCCTATGTTTCCCTGGATACTTCGGATTGGCGGCTGGACGCGGCCTTGGAGGCCGCCCTGAACGAGCATCCAGGTGCAGACCTGGCCCCCTTCCGCGCCACCTACCTGGCGCATCTCCGCCAGCGCGCAGAAGCCTACCGGGACCTTTCACGGCGGCTCTTCGGACGGGATATCCCCCAGGTATTGCTGATGCACCACAATCTCATCAACGCGCTGTTCCTGGATGACGCGATCCAGCAATTCAAGGCCATGGGATGGACCATCATCGAACCCGGAAAGGCCTTCCAGGACTTCGTCTACAGCCTCGATCCCCAGCGGCCCTCGCCAGGCCAGAGCCTGCTGATCTCCGCGGCCCGCAGCCTGGGCTATCGTCCAGATAACTGGGAGCGGATGCTCGACGATGGAGACTTCGAGATCCTGGAGCTCAAACAGAAAGGACTGCTGCCCGCGTCCTTCGAGTGA